In Carassius auratus strain Wakin chromosome 12, ASM336829v1, whole genome shotgun sequence, the sequence CTCATGGCTAAATGATATTAAGACATGGAAGATGTGGTACACTGAAGACATGGACGGCAGACTGGTGGAGAAGGGGCGCGATGACCACAGACATTTGGCTATGAGACTGGCACAGTCGTTCCCCACTTTGATTTCGGAGGATCATCTCCGTGCCAACCGCATTGAGTTCATCACCAGCTCCAAGCATCGCTGTGTTGATAGTGTCAAAGCTTTTCAAGAGGGTCTTCACCGATTCTGGGATGTTGAGGGTAGGCTTAGTGTTCCTTAATAGATGTTTTGTTTGTCTCGTAAACATTTTAACTTAAGAGGTAGTTCaccaagaaaataattatttctcaCCCCTATTTCATTCGTGATCTGTATGACTTTAGAAGATGTTAAATTTCAGATTTAAATTAAAGTTGTAGACTTTTTTATAAACGATTCAGTAGAGTCAAATATTTTTAAGCCCTACCTTGATATTAAACAAAGGCAGACTGCTGAATTCTCAGTTGACTACAGCGCTTTTAGGGCTAACGTATAAAGACACTGAAACACAATGAGAAATTTCCTTGGTAAATCTGCCATAAAGTGCCTTTTACTATCTTTGTAGACTGTTTAAACAACTTTTCAACTGGTGGGGATTACCTGTAATCCAGTAAGCTTTTTAGTTGAAGTAATGGCCCTTGGTAACTGTTGTTCAAGTAaccacactttttattttacagatatggATTACAAACACTATGTGGATGATTCATTAATGAGATTCTTTGACCATTGTGAGAGATTTGTTGAAAGCGTTGAGAAAAACAAAACCGCTTTGAAAGAGGTAGAACGCTTTAAATCTTCAGCAGAAATGGATGCAGTACGGAGGAAAATATCCAGTCGCCTTCAGATTCCATACAGTCAGTTCACCCCAGGTAATTTGGGTTTTTACATTAGGGGACAATTTATCTGACTTATCAGCTGTagttgttaaatgtaaatgtgtcaatttaaaaaataatcataatcttGATTTAAAATTTGTTGCTAGATATGGCAGAGGCCGCTTTCTTTTTGTGTTCCTATGAGTTTGCCATCAAATCCGAGAACTCTCCCTGGTGTGATCTGCTGGATGAGTCTGATGCTCAAGTACGTATGTCTGGTTGGAAATTAAACGCTTTCATTTTCAGTGGATCTAATGAATGGTATTAAGATTCAAATAGTAATTAGACATGTCAGCTccattacattttattcagcatttattaCATCTTTGATATTGGAGTGATGACCACTACACAAAAACTGCATCTTTAGGGCATAATCTGAATTTAAGATTAGATTTGAgctcataaaataattttttatttatgagttTCTCAGCTGCATTAAACCTGGCAACCAAATGTATGTTCTCTTATCTTATGTTCTCTCTCTTACATGTTTTTGCCCTCTTGTTAGGTCCTGGAGTACAAAAATGACCTGAAACAGTACTGGAAGAGGGGATATGGGCATGACATCAACCGTAAATCCAGCTGCCCTCTCTTTCATGATATTTTCAAGCGTCTTGATAAGGCTGCTGATCACTACAGGTTAGGAGATTGAGATGTGGACTGCCATTTGTGGTGTATTTGTCCACTTAAAACACTCCATAGAACATATCGatgtttgtgttcatttgtgtCTTCTGTAATCTAACAGATCTGGAGAAGTAAAAAAGACTGCCACCATCCAGGTTGGACATGGTGAAACCTTGCTGCCTCTGCTCTCACTGATGTCCTTTTATAAGGATAAAAAACCTTTAACTGCAGAGAATTTTTCATTGCAGCACAGCCGCACATTCCGCACCAGTCAGATTATACCTTATGCTGCAAATTTAGTCTTTGTTCTGTACGAATGCAGTGATGGACTCCGTTTACAGTTGTTTCTCAATGAGAAGTTAATGACTTTTCCCAACATGAACCATTCGGCTCCACTGTATGAAACGGTCAGAAAGCATTATTCAAAGCTCCTCAGTGGCTGTGAGTTTAATAAGGAATGTAATGTGCCTCAGTCAAACCTCAGGAACACTGAACTTTGAGTTAGGTTTATTAAATAGGTTATCACAAGGTTGAATTACAGTGCACTTTCAATGACTGCATCTTTTGATTCTATATTTTTCAATATGTTGTGGTTGAAGGTTTAATATGTTGCTTTATTGATTTCAATGGTTACCAAATTCCGAGAGGGGGGTGATTTGAATGCTTTAAGAATGatttatgtttgttgttgttttatttgccaAAGATAATTATGGTTATACAGTGCCAAatcatttgtaattttgtaatgaaAGCAGTTTAACAGAAAACGtgaagttttatatattttattttaataataactgtGCAATTTCTAGTGGGTAGTTCACTAAGTGGGTTTTTACAAAAGCCAAAGACCACATGGGATCAGATCCAATCTTAAAAATGGGTtgtaaataataagaagaaaagaaatctgaaatcttggtgtgtgtatatatatatatatatgtatatgtatatagtatgATTGGGATCTCTTTGATCCAAAAAAAGGAaccaaatgaaattaaatgtttatttaaacatttatattttgcacTTGCTTTGCTTAACTGTTAAGGTGATAAAGCAGATGAAATAAGAGTAGGCTATctataaagctatatatatatatatatatatatatatatatatatatatatatatatattagtctacATTATCactcaaacagctgataatatcaaacaaaaataatatatttaatttcaaatgtcATTATCACTTTATATTAATTACAACGACATAGTAAGAGATGAACCAAACATTTTATTGCACATATTTTTGTTtagccttttatttatttgttgtggaTCAGATGAGAGGCTtgactgtttaaaataaaataaaacatggatgCAGATGTTTGTATTCATTAAGGGTGCAATTTTCTGTCTCTTCAAATCAAAACATAAAGTACCCCAACATTGACTATTCAAATGAGTTCATCTTTTATAGCTAGTATCCTTCATTGTGATATGGAGTTCCATTTAGAGAATTGGTAATCTGCATTTGATAATctggaaaaacatttttatggatctgagtgatgtaatgttaaagaTGGATGGTAAAATGGATTACCTGATCCTCAATAGTGAAACGTGGGATTTCCAAACCTGGAtcctttaatccaatttaaatatatttaaactggGCCCTGGGATTCAAAACatggaactgaaaaaaaaagtttaacatgaTAAGCAGGTTTTACACAAATTTGTAGAGTTGTTTCTATTCCGGTGCTGCTGTCATTCAGGAAAAAGAGATACAAATCAAATACTGAGACATTATAAAATTGATGTTGATATCGGAATTTTCGCTTAAATTTGTGTGCCGCTGATGACATTTGTAAacacaaatatgcaaaatatggatttttatttttttctgaagaatcatgaggCTCTATAGTATTTCCAGGGGGCTGGTAATGATATTATGatattaatgatattttattttttgtctttttaattgcTGGGATTCTGGATGGGGGGTCTTTGATTTGCAGAAAAGGTTTGTCAGCTCGTGTTATggaataaaaaagaacaaaagatatatcatttatgataattaaatactttttcttCATATCTGTGTCTTAGTACTTCCGTTTGTGTCACGCTGCTTGCTGTAAGAGATATGTTGAAAGTAGTTAGCGAGAATCAGAATCGGTCAGTATGCAATCGTGATTGTGACGTGAGCAGCGCACGCTGATCTGATGATGGGAGGATTTCAGGAAGAGCCCTGAGTGCTACGTGTCCAATATATCCTGACTTCCACTAACTTTACTTGACTTTTTCTCAGTGTTAGTCTCTGTAGTGTCACGTCTTTAGAAAGCCTCGGCGCGAGTTCGCTTTGTTGCATCATGTCTGGGATGAAAAAGCAAAGAACGGTACGTTTGCAAATGTCCggctttttttcttgcttttgttTCTTTCTCGCTGAACTTTTGAAAGTTACATCGATGAGAACTACAAAATGTCAACAGACTTTAAAATACCAGAGGTCTGTTTTTATTGGTACAAAtggctttaaatgtttttagagcatgcatttataataataataataaactttacttTAAAAGGCGTGACATTTACACAAAGTAATCATTCAGGTTTATCCGTTTCATCACCTTGTCTAGATTTGGCATGTGACTTAACTTTATTTGATTATGTGTTTAGAGGTTTTGTTCAGTTTAAATTAAACTCACCTATCTTCTTGTATTAGAATAACTGTCTAAATTTTAAATGGCAGAATTATAGCATACATGCCACATTGCTTCATAAAGAGTTTTCTTGTGATCTgcaatgtaaccatataaaactgtaaataacTGTAAATCCCATGTAAGATTAATGTTATTAGTAACTCAGTTCCTTATGAAGCCAGATCTTGCATATCCTCAGTCAATGAGACACTGTGTAGGCCACCAGTGGGAATTAACAAAGCCCAGGGTTACTTCAAGCTGggatttgtgcatgtgtgtgtatccaaAGAGCCTtggttcagagagagagagagagagagagagatggctctGCTCCAGCTGGCCACCTCTCCATGGGCCTGCATGAatggccttgtttgtttcttcagcTTTCTTTCCGAAGCCACTCCCTCCTCAGTCCTGATGACCGAGTCAGATACACAAGAATATAATCCACAAACTGTTCAGAAGATAAAGATGTGTATTATTTGTAAGATGTAATTCTACTCTTCAGTCGTATGTGGCTCTTGGATGGTAATATTACTTTTCATGAAGTTAAAATTAAAGGGAccgttgacccaaaaatgaacattttgtcatctaCTTCCCTtaatgttgttgcaaacctgCATGACATTCttacttctgtggaacataaaaatattttaaaaccaaaCAAGTTTTGGTGATCGTTGACTTACATTGTATGGACAATTATCTTCTTTTAGATTTGTAatgatgtgagggtgagtaaaggatgacaaaattagcatttttggttAAAGTATCccttcaaactattttttttacaattgttaatTTTTGTAAATAGTCCATATAGAGATACACTGTCAATATCAATAAGGATGGAAGAAATTATGCTTTAGGCTCTGACTGCACAGCTTGCAAATTGTTCTCATGCTTACTTTTCATATAATGTAcatctattttttgttttgtacataGGATCTGCAGAGAGCAACCAATGTTGTGTACCAGGCTCACCATGTGAGCCGAAGCAAGCGTGGCCAGGTGGTTGGGACCAGAGGTGGATTTCGTGGATGTACTGTCTGGCTGACAGGTGGAAATTTCTCCTTTCTACTGATAGTTCACTCCTTAATGAAAATTTCGTTTCATCGTCATGTTCAGAAATTAATGATTTCCTTTCTTCTTTGGAATAGAGAAGTAGATGTTTGGCTTATGAGTcaacatttacataaaatatcaaatcTTTTTCCCATACAGTTAACttcagtgtttcttttttctaCAGGGCTGTCTGGTGCTGGAAAGACTACAATTGGATTTGCCCTAGAGGAATATCTAGTTTCTCATGCCATTCCTTGCTACTCACTGGATGGTGACAATATTCGACATGGCCTAAATAAGAACTTGGGCTTCACATCCACAGACAGGGAAGAGAATATCCGACGTATTGCTGAGGTGGCCAAATTGTTTGCTGATGCCGGACTGGTTTGCATAACTAGTTTCATTTCTCCATTTACAAAGGTGTGTTGATATTTAATGACATCAGAGGTTCCTATATTACATGATGTTTTCCCACAATTTCTAACTCCGGATGGATTAAGAGGATGACTTTACATGTGCTTACAACAGGATCGAAATGACGCCAGGAAGATCCATGAGAGCGCGGGTCTTCCATTCTTTGAGGTGTTTGTAAATGCCCCACTGGAGGTGTGCGAGAGCAGAGATGTCAAAGGGCTTTATAAAAAGGCCCGTGCTGGAGAGATTAAAGGTGTTTTTTGggaaaataaatccataaattcATTGCTTATAGATATCCCATCATGTTAGGGTAACCGTACATGCGATTTTTACGGGACGCacccttgccaggatttctatattgcctaaaatatccaggttttggctgtttGCAGTAGATCCATTGTTGTATGAAATTATTTCACGAGAGAGCAGAACAGATGGCACCTTATGATTTCAAATCGCTCTATcggtactttggtgtcatacaatgtTCGGTGCGCAACTTCAAGTTGAACTAATGAACAAACGTgtgcatatttgcatcgctttgatcgttGTCACCTTCTCATGCGCGATGCGCCATGATTGGCCGATTATgtaaaatacctgcatgttattggtcaaagtACTTcagatgttttaggcaatataaaaatcctggccaggacgtgtcccaTATAAATGGCAGATCTGGCCACCTTACATCATGTTTATCTTGGATAGAAGAAAATGGTTAACATTAGAAACACACACTTGATTTATTTTGGACTTGAAaagattgttcacccaaaaatgaaaattctgtcattaattactcgccctcatgatATTCCAAAACCGTAAGACCTTTtttcttcaaaacaaaacattatgatatttttgatgaaatccaagagctttctgaccctgcctAGACATCaacacaactgacacattcaaggcccagaatgGTAGTAatcacattgttaaaatagtcaatGTTTCATCAGTGGTAGTAATGCTATTAAgctataagatttttttaatgtgcatagacaaaataacaaaacaatgaaattgtTGAGACTTTGTTGaatcaaattgttatttttgtttttttcatgcacaaaaagtattctcgtagcatgataacattacggttgaaccactgatgttacaAGGATGTCCTTTTGCCTTtttgggccttgaatgtgtccgTTGTGTTGCTCtctgtgcagggtcagaaagctctcgcatttcatcaaatatatcttcatttgtgttctgaagatgaactaaagtcttgcgggtttggaaccacatgagggtgtgtaatttataacagaattttcatttttgggtgaactaaccctttaagaatttttaagtatttatttgcCTAATAATGTCATTTCCCTGAATGTATCTAGAAAACTTGTATTTATTTGACCGTGTAGGTTTTACGGGAATAGACTCTGGCTATGAGAAACCTGAAGCCCCTGAGCTTGTGTTGAAGACTGAAGAGCTCACTGTCAATGACTGCATTCAGCAGCTAGTGGATCTCTTGAAGGAACAGGTGGGTcattctttcatttttggccatcaAATGGATCCTTGTTTGCCAGTTGTCTCTTGGTTTGTGCCAGTTTACAGACTGTCAGTTTTCAGTTGGGAGATGTTGAAACATCACTGACCAGATGATTCGTTATCACAGGATATTGTGCCCACTGGTGTGACAGAAGAAGTGAATGAGCTCTTTGTTCCTGAAAACAAGCTGGACCTGGTGCTGAGTGACGCCAATATACTCCCTGCTTTAACCATCACAGAGGTAATGCAACCcttcatgaacacacacatgccTTGCTGGGTGAATCAACCACCCTGCATGTTACACCACAGGCATTTCATCACAGTTCAGTTAACAGAAAGCTTTTCACTGTAACCTGGTCTTTGGAAATGGAAATCTACTGCATAATTCACTTCTGCAACAGCCACTAAAAGAActactttagaaaaaaataaaccattttaagTCAAACCAATGATGGAACACACTATATAATGATGCTGTAGCAAATTTAACACTACACCTAAACAGCCTAAACTTTTTTTCATGCCCATAAGTACTTGCTAGTGTCACAAAACCCTCTTTTCCCCACAGATGCCATTTTTCCATTGCAGTTGCATTATCCTGTGTACAACAGCCATGTGCTCCTGTTGTTATTTTGTGGCAAACTGTTGGTCTTGTCATGAAATAAAACTGAagttctgtttgtgtgtttcccTCTGGTTCTGTAGCTGGATTTGCAGTGGGTACAGGTTCTATCCGAGGGCTGGGCGACTCCACTGAAGGGATTCATGAGGGAGAGGGAATTCCTGCAAGTCTTGCACTTTGGAACTTTGCTTGatggtaaagacatttctaaaccATTGGCCCactaactgtttttatttatatatatatatatatatatgtatgtgtgtgtatatatgtgtgtgtgtgtgtgtatatatatatatatatatatatatatatatatatatatatatatatatatatatatatgtgtgtttccatgtaattttacagtttttttttttaattggtttgtactatcaaatattaatattacatttttagatttgttttctaGCTTTTCTATTTTTGGGTAAATAATGTATACTCTAAGCTTTAGAAATAAcattcattcaaaagtttttttcaaaaatcaattactattattaaataaggatgcattaaattgacatttatagtgttacaaaatatttgttttcaaaataaacacttttcttttgagctttctattcatcaaggaaaaTCATAAATATGGtgatcataaaaatattaagcagcacaactgtttttaacattgataataataataaaaatgtttcttgtgcatcatatatatatatatatatatatatatatatatatatatatatatatatatatatatatatatatccattttattttatgacatatttaaattgttattttaaattgtaataccatttcaaaatattactgtctttttttatcgaataaatgcagccttgatgagcataagagactgctttcaaaaacatttaaaaatatgaccaaTTCTAAACTTTTGAACGAGTTGAtgttatatcaaatattaattagTTATAACCGTAATAATCACTTATATTATAATcgataataattttcatttacgTGCATTCAGTTAATAGATTGagttaatgtaataaaaacaaactttacatgaaataatattattaataatatttatttatttattaattattgttaatgtATGTTTAGGTGGAGTCATCAACATGTCTGTTCCCATTGTGCTGCCTGTATCCAAGGATGACAAAGAGAAGCTGAATGGTTGCACAGCTTTTGCCCTGGAGTTCAAAGGTCAAAAGGTGGCAATCATGCGCAACCCTGAGTTTTATGAGCATCGTAAAGAAGAGAGATGTGCCAGGCAGTGGGGGACAACATGCCCCCAACATCCATACATCAAGGTGAGAAGACACATCTCTGTGTCATTGCTTTTATAACAGTTGTATATTATACTTGCTAATACAATCAGCCAATTAAATGCTGCCTTTTATGCTTCGTCCAGATGGTAATGGAGAGTGGTGATTGGCTGGCCGGTGGAGACCTTGAGGTGTTTGAGAGAATTAGGTGGAATGATGGTCTTGACCAGTATCGTCTCACTCCACGGGAGCTTAGACAGAAATGTAAAGACATGAGAGCAGGTAAAACTGAAACATGTAAtagtttcacataaaaaaaatgacaattactTTGTAAAGAATCCTCTTATTATGATGGAACACACTATTATGTAGCAAATTTAACACTTAACCCTAAACCGAATTCTTTTTATATACAAGTTCATTTCTGTAAGTACCTGCTAGTGTGACAAAAACCTCTACAATTGTGTATTTCCCTTGCAGATGCCATTTTTGCATTCCAGTTGCGTAATCCTGTGCACAACGGCCATGCGCTCCTGATGCAGGACACTAAGCGTCGTCTGTTGGAGCGAGGCTACAAAAAGCCTGTGCTGCTGCTGCATCCTCTGGGTGGCTGGACCAAAGAGGATGATGTACCGCTGGACTGGCGCATGAAACAGCATGCTGCTGTTCTGGACGAAGGAGTATTGGATCCAGAAAACACCATTGTGGCCATTTTCCCCTCACCCATGATGTATGCTGGGCCTACAGAGGTCAGACTTttgttactcaaaaaaaaaagaggcagtttaataaacataaaacagtttCTGTAGCCATTTTAGACCTTTTTTAGTACAAAAAGTTGACAGAATTGAACAAATTCTGAATTGCACCAAAAATTGGTATGTCCTTATAGGTACAGTGGCATTGTCGGGCCAGGATGATCGCAGGGGCCAACTTTTACATTGTAGGACGAGATCCAGCAGGTATGCCCCATCCAGAGACAAAGAAGGACCTGTATGAGCCCACACACGGTGGAAAAGTCCTGACCATGGCACCAGGCCTGACCTCTCTAGAGATTATTCCCTTCAGAGTTGCTGCATACAACAAAGTTAAGAAGGCCATGGACTTCTATGACAAGGAAAGGTATGTAGTGTTTCATTCCAGCTCTCAGGACTGCACTtaagtatgttcatttatgcactcagtaCTTGATACTTTAAAGAACTTGaacttttctgttttgcaaatcctttttatttgtattttttttttggtatttggtattaatttaattagttcTAAATTTAACAGCTGAGTAATTtgtggttgattgtaatccattacatacctttctatcaaataTATCTGACATTAACTAGTAGATAAAATtagttctgacacagtttaactcacaattttagtttttgtcatattttataaccattttctaaactatagcatataaactgtgataatgtgaagAATGTTGAAGATGTCTGAATAAActttggtttgactgtgtataTATAGACTTCTGGTCAAACTTTTTCGGATCAGAAcgatttttaataaaaagaaaaataaaatgtataggaGTTTCTTATACTCCTtaaggctgcattgatttgatcaaaaatacaggaaaaaatatattgtgagatattattatgtaaaataaagtttttctattttaatatacattaaaatcaaatttattcctgtgatgcaaagctgaattttcagcatcattactccagtgttcagtgtcacatgattcttcagaaattattctaatatgctgattaattatcagtgctggaaactgtactgcttaattatttttatttttttgaatcttTGATACACCTTTCACAGGATTCTTTATGAATAAAAAGCTAGTTAGTGTGAAAAAACACCTCAAATATTTCTgtctactgttttatttattttgaagctttttttaatgcattatttttcatgcaGAATAAGAATTAAAATCACTACACTACATCAATTTGTATATGTAATATTTGACACATTTTTACAAGAATTGTTCATTGCTCACAGCTGCTTTAACAGGGACTGTTGTTAAAATTCTGTAGCTCAAGTcaactgcttttttgtttttcagacatGGTGAATTTGAGTTCATCTCGGGGACCAAAATGCGGAGCCTTGCCCGCAGCGGGGAGAACCCCCCTGATGGTTTCATGGCCCCAAAAGCGTGGAAAGTCCTAGCCGAGTACTACAGTTCTCTACAGAAAGACCAGTGAACACAGGAAACTGGACTGTATGAAGACGTGTAGTAAAGCTCTATATAATCTATTTTATTAGAACCGATAGAAATAGGTTTATAGAAATATGCATTATATACTACAGTCCTACATTGtagtaatattgaaaaaaataataataaatcttgaTTAGACTCATATCTACTACACATTTTTAGATACATGCGTTCTATATTTATGCTCtgcaaattacattaaaatacagtgtATTATGTTCCCTGAGATCACCCTGTATAAAAGCATAGATGGATCAAACTACACAGCTACTACACAGCTATTCCTCTGGTGTTATAGACTTAAGGTCTGATCAAGCAGATTGAAGTATGCCTGACAGTAATAGGACCAATATTTCGCCTACCTCAACTGGAGCTTTATTTGGCATATGATAAGTGTTTGTCTCGGCAAAATTTCCACCAGTGGAGAACATCTTGTACTCGTTGTAGATACAGAATAATCCTTTAACATTCTTTataagaattaaaaaacaaacattccgAACTGGCAGCAGAGTATAAACACAGTCAGATGTATTTGACATTAACACAATATTGTCTTGCAGTGCACTTCAGTGTGCCTTAATGTAAATGTGGCATTGTTACATTCCCAAATGAACGAGTTACTGTAAAGAGAGTGATGCATGAATGTGAAGGATTTGTGCTGAATGCATAAACATGAAACTCTTGAGGAATCCAGTGTGAAGGAACAAGAGCATATTTATTGTCTTACCATTTTCTAGACAGACCAACCTAACATATTTATTATCTTACAGCAAATGTATTTACTTCTTTCTACTTTTTGTACAAACTTGAGATTTACACTTTGTCGTTTCTTACAATATTTGATGTAATGTGCATCGGGCAGTCATTCCAATAAACCTCATGAAGACAAAACCATTGTCATCTAATTTTTCTACAgtgtaaacaaaacatttcaagcATAACCTGAATTCTAAACACATTTAGATCGAAAAGAGCAGTGGACTATTGTGAATTAGCAAAcctaataaatgaaaaatacttGTATACAACTGTACAAGTGTATTGCTGACAATCTAAAATGGTTGTTTGATCCTTAGACCGGTTTCTCCAGAAGAATACTTTTTCTTTCCACTTTGAAGTTTCCTTCGCCCACTTAACCCCCAAAAATAACACCTGACAGACAAGTACAAACCTAACAGCAGCAGCTTGGCACTGGCCCCAAATATTCTTAGCAAGCATATTTAAGGTTTCGCAAATAAATATCTATACAACATGCCATCACAACGCCTAAACaccttatttaa encodes:
- the minpp1b gene encoding multiple inositol polyphosphate phosphatase 1b — translated: MKTTYFLANFLITSLSVMVGFSFSKLARPTVPAIAHHFGTKGRYEEVNPHLLDHILFVNKSLVAPPSSDCRAIHMVSVIRHGTRYPTTKNVKKIARLFDLVSSHASGSASWLNDIKTWKMWYTEDMDGRLVEKGRDDHRHLAMRLAQSFPTLISEDHLRANRIEFITSSKHRCVDSVKAFQEGLHRFWDVEDMDYKHYVDDSLMRFFDHCERFVESVEKNKTALKEVERFKSSAEMDAVRRKISSRLQIPYSQFTPDMAEAAFFLCSYEFAIKSENSPWCDLLDESDAQVLEYKNDLKQYWKRGYGHDINRKSSCPLFHDIFKRLDKAADHYRSGEVKKTATIQVGHGETLLPLLSLMSFYKDKKPLTAENFSLQHSRTFRTSQIIPYAANLVFVLYECSDGLRLQLFLNEKLMTFPNMNHSAPLYETVRKHYSKLLSGCEFNKECNVPQSNLRNTEL
- the papss2b gene encoding bifunctional 3'-phosphoadenosine 5'-phosphosulfate synthase 2b, whose protein sequence is MSGMKKQRTDLQRATNVVYQAHHVSRSKRGQVVGTRGGFRGCTVWLTGLSGAGKTTIGFALEEYLVSHAIPCYSLDGDNIRHGLNKNLGFTSTDREENIRRIAEVAKLFADAGLVCITSFISPFTKDRNDARKIHESAGLPFFEVFVNAPLEVCESRDVKGLYKKARAGEIKGFTGIDSGYEKPEAPELVLKTEELTVNDCIQQLVDLLKEQDIVPTGVTEEVNELFVPENKLDLVLSDANILPALTITELDLQWVQVLSEGWATPLKGFMREREFLQVLHFGTLLDGGVINMSVPIVLPVSKDDKEKLNGCTAFALEFKGQKVAIMRNPEFYEHRKEERCARQWGTTCPQHPYIKMVMESGDWLAGGDLEVFERIRWNDGLDQYRLTPRELRQKCKDMRADAIFAFQLRNPVHNGHALLMQDTKRRLLERGYKKPVLLLHPLGGWTKEDDVPLDWRMKQHAAVLDEGVLDPENTIVAIFPSPMMYAGPTEVQWHCRARMIAGANFYIVGRDPAGMPHPETKKDLYEPTHGGKVLTMAPGLTSLEIIPFRVAAYNKVKKAMDFYDKERHGEFEFISGTKMRSLARSGENPPDGFMAPKAWKVLAEYYSSLQKDQ